The genome window GGTGATGGCGTAACGAATGGCCGCAGAGCGGTTCATATGAACTCGATCAGCTCGCTGATCGAGTTCAGTTAGCTCCGCAGCTGTCAGATGCACCGTTACGACGTGGGTGGGTCGGATGCCTTGGCCAGGGTAGCCGCAACCACGAGTGATGAGCCTATCGACGTCGTAACCGTCTTCCGCCTCAGCGACGTAAGTGGCTAATTGGTCATCAGTGAGACGGATACGCATACAAATATCATAATGCAAAAGGGGTGTCATTTAGTTTCGGTTTTTAGTACTTGCCTTCAATCGTGGTCCTTATCTTTTGGGTATGGGGAGGTACGTGAAGCCGAAGCCTCAATGGGCGTCCAACTCCATCTACTCAACTCTGTGCCGTACTAGTGAGCTCCCATGCCGACTTTGATCCGGAATCTGATGGTGACAGTCGCTTCCCACAGACTCTCTTCGACGGCTGCGAAAAGGTTTCCCGTGTCAGGGAGCTCCATCCGGTATCGCGGGAAAGCCGGATCGTCGGCGGCGACCTCAAAACCGCGCTCTTCCAGCACATCGGAACACAGGATCGGAGCATGGCGGGGAATAAGCGGACTGGTAGCCTTATCGGCTGGTGACGCGGTAGGGCGAACCGCAAAACACTCCACAGCTCTCACCCCACGACGTGATAGTTCGTCGACGGCCGCGTCGATAAGTCGTTGTTCTAGAAAGAGTCCCTGGTAAGGCGGTGGCACATGGACCGTAGAGATGAGCACTGCATCATCGCTGACTGGCCCTGTTGGGAAAGCTAGGCGTCCGGGAAGGCTGGCGGGTGGTGCAAAGACCACGGTGGCAGCAGGGACGGCTAAGTCCGCGTTTGCTCCAGACGTCACGTACGCGGTGAAGGCGCAGGGCCCCCACGTGGTGAGGGTGTTGTGCATCCACAATTCTTTATCCAGCCGAGGGTTCCCGGAATCCACGCTTCTCGGTTGAGCAGCTGGTCCTGGGGACTGCGACGCGGTGTCATCGTGACTTTGTGTGCCCGGCTGGGTTGTCCAAAAAGTGTTGGTCGCAGCTGTCCCGGCCAGGTCCCCCAGGGTGTCAAGGGTGAGCGGATGTACAACTATTCGCATGGGTCTAGTGGCGTTCTTCCTCCGTACGAGAAGCATCGTGATGTCCACTAGGGGAGTGCGGGGCACTATCTGCGCCGTTCCTGGGTTCCTGGGTCTTTAGCATTGCGATAATGCGGTCGAAGTCCTCCATACCCGCGAACTCGACAACAATCTTGCCTTTCTTCGCGCCCATCTGCACTTTCACGTTGGTATCCAAGTAATCGCCGAACGTGTCTGCCCAGTGAGTCATTTTTTCGGGCTGCGGGCGGGGAGCACGCGGCTCCTTCTTTTTAGGCTCGTTCTCTCCTCGATTGATAAGGGTGACAGCTTCCTCTGTCGCACGCACCGACAGGCCTTCCGCCACAATGCGTTCAGCGAGCTTGATTTGAGCATCAGGACCCTGCGTTACTCCCATGAGAGCGCGAGCATGGCCTGCGGACAACACTCCTGCAGCTACTCGACGTTGCACGGGTAGCGGAAGTTGGAGAAGACGAATGGTGTTTGAAATAACTGGCCGGGAACGACCGAGCCGTGTGGCTAACTGTGCCTGGGTGACGCCAAATTCCTCGAGGAGCTGCTGGTAGGCCGCGCCTTCCTCCAAGGGGTTGAGCTGCACACGGTGGATATTTTCCAACAGCGCATCCCTCAGCATGGTGTCATCGTCGGCTTCGCGAACGATAGAGGGGATAGCTTCTAGATCTGCTAATTGAGCGGCACGCAGGCGGCGTTCGCCCATGATGAGTTCAAATTTCCCGGGTTCCGACGCCTGACGCACGACGATGGGCTGGAGGAGACCGAACTCACGGATCGAATGGGCTAATTCACGCAGTGCTTCTTGGTCGAAGTCCTGGCGCGGATTCTTCTCGTTCCTGATGATCGCGTTGATCGGGAGCTCGCGATATGTTGCGGTCTCGTCGCTGATGAGCGGTTCCTGCGACGTATTTTCGCTCTGCCCTTCAGCTTGGGCGGCTGCTGCGCCTGCTGTTGCTGCAGAATCAGTGACTCCCTGATTCTTTCCCTTTTTCGCGGTCGACGATGCGGTCCGGTTCCTATCGCGTGCGGCCTCTTTTCTCTCCGCGGCAGCGCGTTGTCCTAAGCTTGACCGGTTTTTGGGCAGTCCCGCTTTCGTTCGACCGTGATGAGTATCCGCCGAGGTAGTGCCCTTATTATCGGCACTCTTACCGTTCTTCGCACTACTACCCGTCTGGCCATCTGTATCCTCAGACGACGTGGCATTGTCCGATTTCGTGCCGTCTCCTGAGGGGTTCACGTTCTGACCGCGGCGCGGGCTTTTCGTCAGGGAGTACCAGGACGGTTCCGGAGCGCTGTTACTACCTCGGTTTGCCCCAAAGATGACGTCGGCTGCGTCGTTGCCAATCTGTGGTTTTGCCGGTCCCGTGGGGATCAAGGAGGCGAGTCCTTTACCGAGGCCACTCTTGCGTTTGGCTTCTGCCATGACGTTCATCCTTATCGTTGTGGAGAATCTGCGCCGGAGCCCGGGGGACCACCGAGTGCAGGTTCGTCGATCGATCGTCGATTATGAGGAAATTATTAAATAGTGAGGGTTACAGGCCTCTAGTGGCCCAATTACATTGTGCCCCGTAGCCTAGTCAGTTTTTCATCGTCGTAGGGAAACTAGGCGATTCGTGTACCGCCCGATCCGAGCACGACCCGAATGTTTCACGTGAAACATTGTGGAACCACGCTCATCGATTCTTCCCGACGTGACACCCGCGAACTCCGGGCTCCGAGCTTCAAACTCCGAGTCTCGCGCTCCGCGGTTCCGACGCTGAGTTTCCGGCGCCGAGTGTTACGCGGTGTGGCGGCCACGACGGGGGTCAGCGTTCTGCAATGGCGACTCCGGCTCTCGACGGGCAAGCTCCTCGACAGCGGCCATGTACGCCGCCGACCCTGGGGAGCCCGCATCGTGCTCGATCACGGTCTGCCCGTAGCTCGGCGCTTCAGACACGCGAACATTCCGGGGGATAACGCGATCAAACACCAGCGACCCGAACGACTCGCGGACATCGTTCTCCACATCATGCGAAAGATTCGTGCGACTGTCGTACATCGTCAGCAAAACACCGGTGATATCCAGATTCGGGTTGAGAGCCTCCCGAATCAGGCGCACGTTTTCGGTCAGTTGCGTCACGCCCTCGAGAGCGTAAAACTCGCACTGAATCGGAATGATAATTTCGTTCGCACCGGTCAGCCCGTTAATCGTCAGAAGGCCCAATGACGGGGGACAGTCGATGAAGATGTAATCGAACCCCATATCGTCGATACCTTCATCACCCAGCATTTGCGCTACGCGATACTCACGGTTGTACCCGTTAGCCAGTTCCATTTCCGCACCGGCGAGATCGATGGTGGCCGGGATAGTGAACATATTGGGGTTCGACGGGTGAGCTTGAACGGCATCTTTGGGTTCAATTTCACCGATAATGACTTCATAGGTCGACGGAGTGCCTTCCGCCCGGTGCTCGGCACTGAGAGCAGTGGACGCGTTTCCCTGTGGATCAAGGTCCACCACCAGCACTTTTTGACCCCGCAGCGACAGTGCCCACGCTAAATTAACAGTCGACGTAGTCTTCCCGACCCCACCTTTCTGGTTCGCCAACGCGATTTTCCGCGTATGGCGAGGTCGTGTAAGGGGCTTCATCGTCCCCGATTGAAACCGCGCGGCCCGTCGGGCTTGTTCTTCTATGCTGTTGTCGTCGTCATAGTCATACCCGTCCGACGAAACCCTGCCCATGTTCCCGTCCTTTGTGTCCGTGTTGTACAACTTCCGTGTGGCTGTCCGCCGTTTTCGTAACCTGGCTTATCCTAGCCGGATTCGCGGGAACAAACTAGCGTTCCTGGTCGAGCAATCGGCGGCTCATGCCGAGTCTCAGCGACGTTCGCAACGCACGACGATGGTTGCCTCGGGCAAGACACCTGCCCCTGCCTCATCGACTGAACATTCCCCGCCCCCGGCTGAGCTGATAGCCTTTTGATCGCGCTCGATTTCTTCGTGAGCGCTTGCGCCCTTCATCGCCAAGACCAAGCCATGCTGCCTGGTTAATGGCAGCGACCATCCCATGAGTTTCCCCAGTGGCGCGACTGCTCTGCTTGTCACGTAGTCGGCACCGCGATTCTGTCGCTTAATCGTCTTCTCTTCGGCACGGCCACGAACCACTGACACGTTATCCAATCCAAGCTTGCCGACGATTTCCTCAAGGTAATTCACCCGTCGTAGCTGTGGCTCAATCAGCGTGATGTCTAAGTCTGGCCGCGCGATCGCGAGGGGAATGCCCGGAAGCCCGGCGCCGCTTCCGATGTCGACGACGCGCGAATCGCGGTCCATCAGTTCGCCAATCACAGCGCAGTTGAGAATGTGGCGTTCCCACAGACGTGGTGCTTCGCGAGGCCCGATGAGTCCGCGGACGGTCGCGTCGCTGCGTAACGACTCGTGGTAGGCAACAGCGAGAGGAAGGCGATCACCAAAAACAGTCGCCGCCTCCGGGGGAGTGGCCGGGGCTTCACTGGCGCGGGGATCGTTATCTACTCCCTGAGCGTTATCAGCATTCGGAGCATCGCTCACGCCTGGAGCGCGATCGTCGCCACCGTGCTCGATGGATGTTTCACGTGAAACATTGTCTCGGTCAGTCATTACCTTGTTGTTATTACCTTGCTAGTGGGTGCGTTGCTGTTCAGTACTCTGCTGCTGGATCGGATCTAATCGCTCACCGATGCTAGCGTACAGCGCCCTCAGATGTTTCACGTGAAACCACGACAGAGCGCATCGGCGGTAGCCCGGCGCTCTCGGAGGTAAAGCCTTCCTCTTCCGCCACCCGGCTATGCACAGCAGCGCGCTCAAACGGATTCATCGGCCGGAGGACCACGGGCTCGCCCGTTTCACGCACTCGATCTAACGCTTCTTCTGCCTCGGCGAAAAGACCCTGACGCTGAGCATCGCGATAACCGTCGATATCGAGAACAACCCCCGGAACCTCCTTAAATCCTGCAGCGCGAACTGCCAATCGCGTCAACATCTGCAAAGCATCGATGCCCTCGCCATGCCGGCCGATAAGTTGGGCACAATCGCCACCCGGAAGTTCCACAAACGGTCGACCTTGAGTGACTCCATAGTCAATATCGCCATCGAGATCGGCGGCGTCTAAAAGCTCTTCGATGTAATCAGCAGCTGACTCTGCAGCACGGTCGGTATTGTTCACAGGGCCTTCGTTCATGCCTCAATTATGCGCGCCGAAAGGGGAGTGCGGTAGGGGTAAAGGCGTTTTCAACCCCCATAATCACGCGTGCTTTGTAATCCCGGTTGCACGAGCTCTCCCAAGACCCCGGCGACGGCGTCGGTAATTGAAGCACGCCACTACGTGAACCACGCTGCTACGTGAACGACAATGTTGCATTAAACCCCACAACCACATGAAAAAAGGAGGGCCTGCAAGCCCTCCTTCTCGCCTCACGGCACATAGCGCCCCTGAGCGCGACGCCCGGTGCGGATACTACTTCTTCTTCTTACCGCCCTTTTTCTTATTATTCTTCGGCTTCTGGCCAACCTTCGGTGCAGTGGCCCGCTGAGCTTCAGCCTTTGCCTTCTTTTCCTCTTCTTCTTCACGATCCATCTTGTTGAAAAGAACAATTTGCTGACCCAGTGTCCAAACGTTGTTGGCCAACATGTAGGTCAACAGTCCGATCTGCCAGAACATACCGGTGATCAAAATCATGGCCGGGAACAGCCACAACATCATGTTGTTCATCATGTTGGCTTGCATGGCCATCTGCGGGTTCTGGGCGTTCTTCTTCGGATCGGCCGCCTGGCGTGCCTTATTCCGCCGAACCATATTTCGAGCGTTGAAGTGCGTGGCCAACGCAGAAATAATCATCAGCGGGATGGCCACCGCGAGAATGTTGGTCCGTGTGAAATCAACGCTTCCGCTCGCGGAGAACGCATCGAACGCCTTTTCCGGCATCCGAATGTAGGCCGACAGGGGAGCGCCGAACAGTCGCGCGTCTAGGAAGGACTGTACCTCGGTGGCGCCGAATCCGTAGTTAGGAGTGTTGCGGGTTTGTTCGACGGTCATTCCTAGTTCGCCGTGGCCGGTACCCGTTCGGTTAAAGGACCGGAGCACGTGGTACAGCGAAATAAAGATGGGCATCTGAACCAGAGCCGGCAAGCACGAAGCCAGGGGATTAACGCCCATCTCCTTTTGGAGTTTGCGCATCTCAATGGCTTGGGTCTGCTGGTCGTTCTTATATTTAGCCCGAATTTCCTGCATTTTCGGCTGCAGTTCCTGCATCTTCCGACCGGACCGCATCTGGTTCGCCATTGGCTTGAACAAGAAAATGCGGATGGTGAAGACCAGGAAGATAATGGACAACGCCCATGTCACGCCGGAATCCGGATTAAGGAACAATCCGAAGAATTTGTACCAGGCCAGCATGACCCAGGACACGGGGTAGTAGATGAAGTTAAGCACGGGGGTGCGTCGCTCCTAATCGTTTACGTTTTGGGACTGTGGGGCCGTGACTGTTCCGTGGACGTTGCCATGATTGCGCCATACCGAGTCACTGGCGGTTGTTTCGCCGGCCAGCATTATCGGTTGTGCCCTCACGATGGTCTTTGTCATCGTGTACGTGCGCATCGTGTACACGTTCACGAGGTGTTCGTCGCGGGGGAACAGGATCCCACCCACCTGGATGCCATGGTCCACATTTCGACAATCGAATTGCGGCCATGAGCACACCTCGTACAACACCGTACCTGCGGATGGCGGTCAGAGCGTAATTGCTACACGTGGGCTCAAATCGGCACGAGGGTCCAGGTTTCAGGGGGCTTATTCCATATTGGTAAAAGAGTATCGCTTTTTCAGCCCATGTTTGCCGACGACGACCCTCACGGCTGTCTT of Corynebacterium kroppenstedtii DSM 44385 contains these proteins:
- a CDS encoding ribbon-helix-helix protein, CopG family, which codes for MRIRLTDDQLATYVAEAEDGYDVDRLITRGCGYPGQGIRPTHVVTVHLTAAELTELDQRADRVHMNRSAAIRYAITHSQPEA
- a CDS encoding ParB/RepB/Spo0J family partition protein, giving the protein MAEAKRKSGLGKGLASLIPTGPAKPQIGNDAADVIFGANRGSNSAPEPSWYSLTKSPRRGQNVNPSGDGTKSDNATSSEDTDGQTGSSAKNGKSADNKGTTSADTHHGRTKAGLPKNRSSLGQRAAAERKEAARDRNRTASSTAKKGKNQGVTDSAATAGAAAAQAEGQSENTSQEPLISDETATYRELPINAIIRNEKNPRQDFDQEALRELAHSIREFGLLQPIVVRQASEPGKFELIMGERRLRAAQLADLEAIPSIVREADDDTMLRDALLENIHRVQLNPLEEGAAYQQLLEEFGVTQAQLATRLGRSRPVISNTIRLLQLPLPVQRRVAAGVLSAGHARALMGVTQGPDAQIKLAERIVAEGLSVRATEEAVTLINRGENEPKKKEPRAPRPQPEKMTHWADTFGDYLDTNVKVQMGAKKGKIVVEFAGMEDFDRIIAMLKTQEPRNGADSAPHSPSGHHDASRTEEERH
- a CDS encoding ParA family protein, which encodes MGRVSSDGYDYDDDNSIEEQARRAARFQSGTMKPLTRPRHTRKIALANQKGGVGKTTSTVNLAWALSLRGQKVLVVDLDPQGNASTALSAEHRAEGTPSTYEVIIGEIEPKDAVQAHPSNPNMFTIPATIDLAGAEMELANGYNREYRVAQMLGDEGIDDMGFDYIFIDCPPSLGLLTINGLTGANEIIIPIQCEFYALEGVTQLTENVRLIREALNPNLDITGVLLTMYDSRTNLSHDVENDVRESFGSLVFDRVIPRNVRVSEAPSYGQTVIEHDAGSPGSAAYMAAVEELARREPESPLQNADPRRGRHTA
- the rsmG gene encoding 16S rRNA (guanine(527)-N(7))-methyltransferase RsmG, encoding MTDRDNVSRETSIEHGGDDRAPGVSDAPNADNAQGVDNDPRASEAPATPPEAATVFGDRLPLAVAYHESLRSDATVRGLIGPREAPRLWERHILNCAVIGELMDRDSRVVDIGSGAGLPGIPLAIARPDLDITLIEPQLRRVNYLEEIVGKLGLDNVSVVRGRAEEKTIKRQNRGADYVTSRAVAPLGKLMGWSLPLTRQHGLVLAMKGASAHEEIERDQKAISSAGGGECSVDEAGAGVLPEATIVVRCERR
- a CDS encoding Jag family protein; this translates as MNEGPVNNTDRAAESAADYIEELLDAADLDGDIDYGVTQGRPFVELPGGDCAQLIGRHGEGIDALQMLTRLAVRAAGFKEVPGVVLDIDGYRDAQRQGLFAEAEEALDRVRETGEPVVLRPMNPFERAAVHSRVAEEEGFTSESAGLPPMRSVVVSRETSEGAVR
- the yidC gene encoding membrane protein insertase YidC; this encodes MLNFIYYPVSWVMLAWYKFFGLFLNPDSGVTWALSIIFLVFTIRIFLFKPMANQMRSGRKMQELQPKMQEIRAKYKNDQQTQAIEMRKLQKEMGVNPLASCLPALVQMPIFISLYHVLRSFNRTGTGHGELGMTVEQTRNTPNYGFGATEVQSFLDARLFGAPLSAYIRMPEKAFDAFSASGSVDFTRTNILAVAIPLMIISALATHFNARNMVRRNKARQAADPKKNAQNPQMAMQANMMNNMMLWLFPAMILITGMFWQIGLLTYMLANNVWTLGQQIVLFNKMDREEEEEKKAKAEAQRATAPKVGQKPKNNKKKGGKKKK
- the yidD gene encoding membrane protein insertion efficiency factor YidD; this encodes MDQSEDSREGRRRQTWAEKAILFYQYGISPLKPGPSCRFEPTCSNYALTAIRRYGVVRGVLMAAIRLSKCGPWHPGGWDPVPPRRTPRERVHDAHVHDDKDHREGTTDNAGRRNNRQ